The following are from one region of the Silurus meridionalis isolate SWU-2019-XX chromosome 25, ASM1480568v1, whole genome shotgun sequence genome:
- the si:dkey-220k22.3 gene encoding uncharacterized protein si:dkey-220k22.3, giving the protein MAHAARAHVTWISAVIMVAVTVSCVTWIIASRETKPSGQVINGTAVWEILKNPSSTAHCLCKVSNNSATDDHLILVKEWCEKNFSLDENKMWITVEQTGVYLVYVQLTYSLKNDGKSSSVDLSFYVDFRYPEGQEDYSGSFDTRPLSETEQDAHLSSFFLLHIKAKNSLAIKTHQKERIKYNDVQPFSSYITIIRYTDWSG; this is encoded by the exons ATGGCGCACGCGGCCAGAGCGCACGTTACCTGGATTTCCGCAGTGATCATGGTAGCTGTCACTGTCTCCTGTGTAACCTGGATCATTGCGTCCCGG gAAACAAAACCCTCAGGACAAGTTATTAACG GTACAGCAGTGTGGGAAATCCTCAAAAATCCATCTTCCACTGCACATTGTCTCTGTAAAG TGAGTAACAACTCTGCAACAGATGATCATCTGATCCTGGTGAAGGAGTGGTGTGAAAAGAATTTCTCCCTGGATGAAAACAAGATGTGGATAACAGTGGAGCAGACGGGTGTTTATCTGGTCTATGTACAGCTGACATACAGTCTTAAAAATGATGGAAAGAGCTCTAGTGTAGACCTCAGCTTTTACGTGGATTTCAGATATCCTGAAGGTCAAGAGGACTACAGTGGTTCCTTTGACACAAGGCCACTCAGCGAGACGGAGCAAGATGCCCATCTCTCGTCCTTCTTCCTGTTACACATCAAGGCTAAGAACAGCCTCGCCATAAAGACACATCAAAAGGAGAGGATTAAGTATAATGATGTGCAGCCATTCTCAAGTTACATCACCATCATTCGCTACACTGACTGGTCAGGCTGA